The Halostagnicola larsenii XH-48 region GTCGAGAAAGGAACCGCCGTGGTAGTCGACCCGGAACTCGGGATGGCGAACGACGAGCGCGTTCGTCCCGACGCCGCGACCCGGCGCGATGACGACATCTGCGTTGGGAGCAAAGAGCCGCTCGAGCGCCTCGGGCGTCGTCAGTGCTAAATCGGCCATGACGACGGCGACGGCTGCAGACCCGCTGGATTTCACTTCCGTCGATCGCGTTCGAGACCGCACGACGGCGTTGACCGCCTCCGTCAGCGGTCGCCGATCGACGGTGACCGGCGCGTCGATTTCGAGCGGTTCCGTCGAGAGCACCGTCGGCTCTCGGCCCGTCTCCCGAACGGCCTCGAGTACGTCCTCGAGCATGACTCGAGCGAGCGTCGAGCGTTCCGTTTCGGACAGCACCGGCTTGAGACGGGTTTTTGGCGCGTCCGGAGCGTACGGAACGACGACGTGCATCTCTCGATTCTTGGCAGTACGCGCTCAAAAATACGTCGAACCCACCGGAACGCAGCTTCGGCTCTCACCGGCCGGCGTGACCACCCACGATCACGTCGACGGAGCGTTCGACACCGAACGGCCACCGTCCCCCGGGCGGTGGCCGCTCGAGACGACCGGCGCAGCGGTTCCGCGCCGGTGCGCCGTTCTCGGCACCTCGCCTAGAACAGCGGCTCGAGTTCGTCCTCGTCGTCTTCGACGAGCTCCTCGAGGTTTTCGTCGCTTTCTTCTTGAATGTCGTCCATGTTGTCCTGTGCTTCGATCGCGACCTGCTGGAGGCGCTTGATCCGCGGAACGTTCGTCACGCCCGAGAGCAAGATCGCCGCTGAGACTTCCGGCTCGCCTCGCGGGAAGTCACCGCCACGAACCTCCATACTGCCGGTTTCCTCCTCGAGCCACTTCCGACCGCGTTCGATACCCTTCCGATTCAGGTACTTCGAGGGACCGGAGAGGACGAGCAGCGCGCGCTCGGTCCCTTCGATCTCACACGGCAGGGTGAGTCGACCGAGCGCCGCTTTTCGAACGAGGCTCGTGATTCGATTGGTGGTGTTGGCCGCGTCGAGGCCGTCGCCGCCACCGCCGTCGCCGCCGGTAAACCGCGAGAGCAGGCCGCCGCTCGTGTTGAGCTCGACCTCCTCTGAGGCGTAGCCGACGGTCGAAACGCCGCCGCCGGAGAGCGTGTTGATAATCTCCGAGGAGTCGACGACGCTCTCTGCGACTTCTTGACCGTCGCCGACCTCGCCGGCCCCGAAGAGGATGCCGAATCGCCTGACGATCTCTTCGTTGATCTGCTCGTACCCGCCTTCGAC contains the following coding sequences:
- the cofC gene encoding 2-phospho-L-lactate guanylyltransferase yields the protein MHVVVPYAPDAPKTRLKPVLSETERSTLARVMLEDVLEAVRETGREPTVLSTEPLEIDAPVTVDRRPLTEAVNAVVRSRTRSTEVKSSGSAAVAVVMADLALTTPEALERLFAPNADVVIAPGRGVGTNALVVRHPEFRVDYHGGSFLDHRRIADDIGATLETVDSFRLGADIDEPADLVEVLAHGTGRTADCLREFGFELDSTEGRLEVVRSVEP
- a CDS encoding tubulin/FtsZ family protein, translated to MKLAMIGFGQAGGKIVDRFLDYDDRTNSGIVRAAIAVNSAKADLIGLDRIPEENRVLIGQARVKGHGVGADNELGAEIAEEDIDEVQNAIDAIPTHEVDAFLVVSGMGGGTGSGGAPVLAKHLKRIYTIPVYGLGVLPGTDEGGIYTLNAARSFQTFVREVDNLLVFDNDSWRQTGESVEGGYEQINEEIVRRFGILFGAGEVGDGQEVAESVVDSSEIINTLSGGGVSTVGYASEEVELNTSGGLLSRFTGGDGGGGDGLDAANTTNRITSLVRKAALGRLTLPCEIEGTERALLVLSGPSKYLNRKGIERGRKWLEEETGSMEVRGGDFPRGEPEVSAAILLSGVTNVPRIKRLQQVAIEAQDNMDDIQEESDENLEELVEDDEDELEPLF